One part of the Dyadobacter sp. 676 genome encodes these proteins:
- a CDS encoding MFS transporter: MTAVTPVQPKLSAVLTLPVIVASLGYFVDVYDLLLFNIVRVPSLKDLGLSEEEISQIGANIYNWQQAGLLIGGFLWGILGDKLGRRSVLFGSILTYSLANIACGFTQNIEIYSVLRFIAGFGLAGELGAGITLIAEILPRELRGYGASVVASVGLAGAIAAFFAVKLTDWRMAYFIGGGMGLILLILRVNVLESIVFNKSLEKRGSKPVPWWTIFTSWSRFVRYMRCMGIGLPTYMIIGIYSTFGNEFAKALGIAEEVQAGTCVLYTYIGVVTGDFFSGVLSQWLRSRKKAILLMMLMTLAGVVWLLSGGIDNAGTLYICYVWLGFSIGYIAMFLTTTAEQFGTNLRATVTTSVANNVRATVLLTLPLFQFLKKGSGVLHSGAIVAALCFSLALLSLWRMEETYGKELDYEED, encoded by the coding sequence ATGACCGCCGTCACTCCTGTCCAACCCAAACTCAGTGCCGTCCTCACTTTGCCCGTCATCGTAGCATCCCTCGGATATTTCGTGGATGTGTACGACCTGCTGCTATTCAATATCGTGCGCGTGCCGAGCTTGAAAGACCTCGGACTTTCGGAAGAGGAAATTTCGCAGATCGGTGCGAATATTTATAACTGGCAGCAGGCAGGGTTGCTGATCGGCGGTTTTTTATGGGGGATTTTAGGGGATAAACTCGGCCGCCGGTCGGTGCTTTTCGGTTCGATATTAACCTATTCCCTCGCGAATATCGCTTGCGGTTTTACCCAAAATATTGAAATATATTCAGTTCTGAGATTTATCGCGGGTTTCGGGCTGGCGGGCGAGCTGGGTGCAGGCATTACGCTGATCGCCGAAATCCTTCCCAGGGAATTGCGCGGTTACGGAGCGTCCGTAGTGGCAAGCGTGGGCCTCGCCGGGGCCATTGCGGCGTTCTTCGCCGTGAAGCTCACCGACTGGCGAATGGCCTATTTCATCGGCGGCGGAATGGGCCTGATCCTGCTAATCCTCCGTGTAAATGTGCTCGAATCCATTGTTTTTAATAAAAGCCTCGAAAAGCGCGGCTCAAAACCTGTACCGTGGTGGACGATTTTCACGAGCTGGTCGCGGTTTGTACGCTATATGCGGTGCATGGGAATCGGGCTGCCGACATACATGATCATCGGCATTTACTCGACATTCGGCAATGAGTTTGCCAAAGCGCTGGGCATTGCGGAGGAGGTTCAGGCGGGTACCTGCGTGTTATACACCTACATAGGCGTGGTCACAGGCGACTTTTTCAGCGGAGTGCTGAGCCAATGGCTGCGCTCGCGCAAAAAAGCCATTTTGTTAATGATGCTCATGACGCTCGCCGGTGTCGTCTGGCTGCTTTCGGGCGGTATCGACAACGCCGGTACATTGTATATCTGCTACGTTTGGCTCGGCTTTTCGATTGGTTACATTGCCATGTTCCTGACCACTACGGCCGAGCAATTCGGCACCAACCTCCGCGCTACGGTTACGACCTCTGTTGCCAACAATGTACGGGCTACCGTGCTGCTTACGCTGCCATTGTTCCAGTTCCTGAAAAAGGGTTCCGGTGTATTGCACTCGGGGGCCATTGTGGCGGCACTTTGCTTTTCGCTGGCATTGCTTTCGCTCTGGCGAATGGAGGAAACCTACGGCAAGGAGCTGGATTACGAAGAAGACTAA
- the arfB gene encoding alternative ribosome rescue aminoacyl-tRNA hydrolase ArfB yields the protein MIDPEILHSELVFQTARSGGSGGQNVNKVETKVELRFDIPNSQFLTGEDKQKLTEKLSNRLTNGKVLVLYHQTERSQLANKEKVVEKFDRLIRQALTVEKDRKATKPTLASKLERLKAKQRTAAVKSMRRKPFEE from the coding sequence ATGATCGATCCTGAAATCCTGCACTCCGAACTGGTTTTCCAGACGGCCCGGAGCGGTGGTAGCGGAGGGCAAAATGTGAATAAGGTCGAAACAAAGGTAGAACTGCGTTTTGATATTCCGAATTCGCAATTCCTGACCGGCGAGGACAAGCAAAAGCTAACCGAAAAATTATCCAACCGATTAACGAACGGTAAAGTGCTCGTATTATACCACCAGACCGAGCGCTCGCAGCTAGCCAACAAGGAGAAGGTCGTCGAGAAATTCGATAGGCTTATCCGTCAGGCGCTTACCGTTGAAAAGGACCGGAAAGCGACCAAGCCGACATTGGCTTCCAAGCTCGAAAGATTGAAGGCTAAGCAGCGCACGGCCGCCGTTAAATCAATGCGCCGCAAGCCTTTTGAAGAATAA
- a CDS encoding DUF6600 domain-containing protein, which produces MDTMRTLRIFGLFILMLGGVSVSNKTQAQPGFRITFETFYDELAPYGRWMRNPQYGSVWIPDVPRGFQPYSTAGYWEVTEYGNTWVSEYEWGWAPFHYGRWSYDDYYGWFWVPDYEWGPAWVNWRSGGGYYGWAPLGPGVSINVSINIPSFWWVFVPQRYITSPRWHSYCVPPRRVSHYYNNTVVINNYYRSNNRTYIYGPRRDEIERVTRRSVPVRTIDASPRGRGRVIIADRGNDRYDYGVRNDRGGRVIDANPRIDRSNRNDDNRVEPGDNSRRGSRNPFEDRGNSRSERNRETAPIENRNDRFEAPNPGRNDRYEAPNRSERSRGDFPGNSPERINRSERMERPNVERPERMERSNRSFEPAPRTERQERSAPEPRGNDRGNRGGDNGGGRGGDNGNRGGGGSSERSGRGPR; this is translated from the coding sequence ATGGACACCATGCGTACACTAAGGATATTCGGCCTGTTTATTTTAATGCTGGGAGGTGTTTCGGTTTCAAACAAAACCCAGGCACAGCCCGGTTTCAGGATCACATTTGAGACTTTTTACGACGAGCTCGCCCCCTACGGCCGATGGATGCGCAATCCACAGTACGGTTCGGTATGGATCCCCGACGTTCCCCGCGGCTTCCAGCCCTATTCTACCGCCGGCTACTGGGAGGTGACCGAATATGGCAATACCTGGGTTTCGGAATATGAATGGGGATGGGCACCGTTCCACTATGGCCGCTGGTCGTACGATGACTATTACGGCTGGTTCTGGGTGCCAGATTACGAATGGGGCCCTGCCTGGGTTAACTGGCGTTCCGGTGGCGGCTATTACGGCTGGGCACCGCTCGGCCCCGGCGTTAGCATCAACGTATCGATCAACATTCCGTCCTTCTGGTGGGTGTTCGTACCGCAACGCTACATTACCAGCCCACGTTGGCATTCGTACTGCGTTCCCCCACGACGCGTGTCGCACTACTACAACAACACGGTTGTGATCAATAATTATTACCGTAGCAACAACCGTACATATATATATGGTCCGCGCCGCGACGAAATCGAACGCGTAACCCGCAGAAGCGTACCCGTACGCACCATCGACGCCAGCCCAAGAGGCCGTGGACGGGTGATCATCGCCGACCGCGGAAACGACCGCTACGATTATGGTGTCCGGAACGACCGCGGCGGTCGTGTAATCGATGCCAATCCCCGTATCGACAGAAGCAACCGCAACGACGACAACCGCGTCGAACCGGGTGACAATTCAAGACGTGGTTCGCGAAACCCATTCGAAGACCGTGGCAATAGCCGTTCGGAACGCAACCGCGAAACGGCGCCTATCGAAAACCGTAATGACCGTTTTGAAGCGCCCAATCCCGGCCGGAACGACCGTTACGAGGCCCCTAACCGCTCGGAACGCAGCCGTGGCGACTTCCCTGGCAACAGTCCTGAACGGATAAACCGGTCGGAACGGATGGAAAGGCCGAACGTGGAACGCCCCGAACGTATGGAGCGAAGCAACCGTTCATTTGAGCCTGCGCCCCGCACGGAACGCCAGGAACGAAGCGCTCCCGAGCCGCGCGGTAACGACCGTGGCAACCGGGGAGGCGATAATGGCGGGGGCCGTGGCGGCGATAACGGTAACCGCGGAGGCGGTGGTTCCAGCGAACGCAGCGGCCGAGGACCAAGATAA
- a CDS encoding GntR family transcriptional regulator produces MEIQFDIEFKESAPKYMQIIKSLLQAISKGKLKRGDKIPSINQLSEEYLLSRDTVEKAYKHLIKDGVLISVRGKGYFINRVDIETSLRILLVFNKISNYKKQVYNAFVENIGRNVSVDLHIHHSNTNIFKNLIKNSLGEYDYYVIMPHFYEKTEEAIETLKMIPPEKLILLDKDIEFNSKKHSSVYQNFEKDIVYALNEAVDLLKVYKKLILIFPTMIRYPKEIIKGFRIFCIQHEFEHEIMYDFHENGVAVKDTAYVVIEENDLVNLIKKCKEQQLAVGKDVGIISYNETPLKEILLDGITTISTDHEQMGKTAAEIIKEGKRALVKNPFTLIRRKSL; encoded by the coding sequence ATGGAAATACAATTCGACATTGAGTTCAAGGAAAGTGCACCCAAGTACATGCAGATCATCAAATCGCTGTTACAGGCGATTAGCAAAGGGAAACTGAAACGAGGCGATAAAATACCTTCTATTAACCAGTTGAGTGAAGAATACCTGCTTTCCCGTGACACTGTTGAAAAGGCTTACAAGCACCTTATCAAGGACGGCGTGCTGATCTCCGTGCGCGGAAAAGGTTATTTCATCAACCGTGTAGACATTGAAACTTCGCTCCGTATTCTGCTGGTTTTCAATAAAATAAGTAATTATAAAAAGCAGGTTTACAATGCATTTGTAGAGAATATCGGCCGTAATGTGAGTGTCGACCTGCATATTCACCATTCCAATACCAATATCTTCAAAAATCTGATCAAGAACAGCCTGGGCGAATACGACTACTATGTGATCATGCCGCATTTCTACGAAAAAACGGAAGAGGCCATTGAAACGCTGAAAATGATCCCGCCCGAGAAACTGATATTGCTCGATAAGGACATCGAATTCAACAGCAAAAAGCATTCGTCGGTCTACCAGAACTTCGAGAAGGACATTGTATATGCCCTCAATGAGGCTGTTGACCTGTTAAAAGTTTACAAGAAGCTGATTCTCATATTCCCGACCATGATCCGCTATCCGAAGGAAATCATCAAGGGCTTCCGGATTTTCTGCATTCAGCACGAGTTCGAGCACGAGATCATGTACGATTTTCATGAAAACGGCGTGGCCGTGAAGGATACCGCTTACGTCGTTATCGAAGAAAACGACCTGGTGAATCTGATCAAGAAATGCAAGGAGCAGCAACTAGCCGTCGGAAAAGATGTCGGCATTATCTCCTACAACGAAACGCCGCTGAAAGAAATCCTGCTCGACGGCATTACCACCATTTCCACCGATCACGAGCAGATGGGAAAAACGGCAGCGGAAATCATTAAGGAAGGGAAAAGGGCGCTCGTCAAAAATCCGTTTACGTTGATCCGGCGGAAATCGCTTTGA
- a CDS encoding sugar isomerase, which yields MKIEQYQIDQHNDSLFSRHNNQFIFLQEQLGEQGINAKEIVRALEAFQVAIPSWALGTGGTRFGRFSGVGEPRSLEEKIEDVGLLHALNRSSGSISLHIPWDIPGEAQPIIDLATSLGLKFDAVNSNTFQDQKDQELSYKFGSLSHVDAKVRKQAVEHNIEVIKHGVNLGSKALSIWLSDGSCFPGQSNFVKAFQNTLESLQEIYAALPDDWKVYVEYKAYEPNFYSTVIQDWGSSLLFCQKLGPKADVLVDLGHHLPNANIEQIVATLMMEGRLAGFHFNDSKYGDDDLTVGAIRPYQLFLIFVELVEGMQRARRASDTYAWMIDASHNVKDPLEDLLQSVEAILLAYAQALLVDRKKLEEARSENDVVLAQQILQNAFRTDVRPLVREAMRLNGGSLDPIGLYRHLGVRNELLNERGKLTVATGL from the coding sequence ATGAAAATTGAACAATATCAGATAGACCAGCATAACGACAGCCTGTTTTCGCGGCATAATAATCAGTTCATTTTCCTGCAAGAGCAGCTGGGCGAGCAGGGGATCAATGCCAAGGAAATCGTAAGGGCGCTCGAAGCATTTCAGGTGGCGATCCCAAGTTGGGCATTAGGTACCGGCGGAACGCGTTTCGGACGTTTCTCGGGGGTAGGAGAGCCCCGCTCGCTGGAAGAAAAAATCGAGGACGTAGGTTTGCTGCATGCGTTAAACCGTTCAAGCGGCTCGATCTCCCTGCATATTCCCTGGGATATTCCCGGCGAAGCGCAGCCGATCATCGATCTGGCGACGTCGCTGGGCCTGAAATTCGATGCGGTTAACTCCAATACATTTCAGGACCAGAAGGATCAGGAGCTTTCGTATAAATTCGGATCATTGTCGCATGTGGACGCGAAAGTGCGCAAGCAGGCGGTGGAGCATAATATCGAAGTGATCAAACACGGTGTGAACCTCGGCTCAAAAGCGCTGTCGATCTGGCTTTCGGACGGCTCCTGCTTCCCCGGCCAGTCGAATTTTGTGAAGGCATTCCAGAATACGCTTGAATCGTTGCAGGAAATTTACGCCGCATTGCCGGACGACTGGAAAGTTTATGTCGAATACAAAGCCTACGAACCTAATTTCTATTCGACCGTGATCCAGGACTGGGGCAGTTCGTTGCTGTTTTGCCAGAAGCTAGGGCCAAAAGCGGATGTGCTGGTGGATTTGGGCCATCATTTACCGAATGCGAATATCGAACAAATTGTGGCGACACTGATGATGGAAGGCCGCCTGGCGGGTTTCCATTTCAACGACTCCAAATATGGCGACGACGACCTCACCGTAGGCGCCATTCGCCCCTACCAGCTGTTCCTGATCTTCGTGGAACTGGTTGAAGGAATGCAGCGCGCCCGTCGGGCGAGCGATACTTACGCCTGGATGATCGACGCGAGCCACAATGTGAAAGACCCGTTGGAAGATTTGCTCCAATCGGTAGAAGCGATATTGCTGGCTTATGCGCAGGCACTGCTCGTCGACCGAAAGAAACTGGAAGAGGCCCGCAGTGAAAACGACGTGGTACTGGCCCAGCAAATCCTTCAAAACGCCTTCCGTACAGACGTACGCCCGCTGGTACGCGAGGCCATGCGCCTGAACGGCGGCTCGCTCGACCCGATCGGTCTGTACCGTCATTTGGGCGTTCGTAATGAATTGCTTAACGAACGTGGTAAGCTGACCGTAGCGACAGGGCTTTAA
- a CDS encoding T9SS type A sorting domain-containing protein: MKRCLLGLVCLFISINLFGQTLENDRLALIAIYNRITDMYTYYPELSNWAVRGNVGDSPCGWYGVTCEGGRVTKLELSHLGIRGELAPEVGNLTALTTLDLSGDGVELGCWTGELPTTLGNLTNLEYLYLSGNRFGIANMAVIGSLTKLKGLSLTPLGPIPAEFANLVNLEKLYLGTNEAIGSGEPSPFPVFLTTLNKLKELTLVAQLEGALPPEIGNLSNLEVLELDRNLALTAPLPAEIGNLTKLRRLSITQYDITGPMLFPLENLVNLEELELRSCNFTGILPPAFGNLTKLQKIVISGTKLGGAIPAGISNFANLTHLNLQFGSFNGPIPDLSNVPVSGYVNVADNAFTFDGMESNIGRLDQYTRQAPIDAAMEGPMCVGCIPEIMIPYAGGTVANNTYALFKNNVLISTTVGQNYLYLDGEGIYRAEVTNSLVPGLKLVTKNYTVIKLPVTLVSFEGKSENNQTKLVWKTTEETNNKGFEIERSTDARTFETIGFVDGNGDTKEVKTYHYTDPDPLAITYYRLKQLDYDGKFEYSKTIVVRADRTNVNIYPNPAQEELTVEGVVTNEAVSIFTQTGKAVVVNAKLSGGKLDVKDLKEGIYTIKIGDVAKKLLIKR; encoded by the coding sequence ATGAAAAGATGTCTACTTGGGCTTGTTTGCCTTTTTATCTCCATTAATTTATTTGGCCAAACGCTGGAAAATGATCGTCTGGCGCTGATCGCGATCTATAACCGCATCACGGACATGTACACATACTACCCTGAGCTTTCCAATTGGGCGGTAAGGGGTAATGTTGGTGACAGTCCGTGCGGGTGGTATGGCGTCACCTGCGAAGGAGGGCGCGTAACGAAGCTGGAATTGTCACACCTGGGTATCAGAGGCGAACTCGCTCCCGAAGTAGGGAATTTAACAGCATTGACAACCCTTGATCTTTCCGGCGATGGCGTTGAACTGGGATGCTGGACAGGAGAGCTTCCAACTACCTTGGGAAATCTTACCAACCTGGAATACCTGTATTTGAGTGGAAACAGGTTTGGAATTGCCAATATGGCCGTAATTGGAAGTCTGACCAAGTTAAAAGGCTTATCGCTAACACCGCTTGGGCCGATACCGGCGGAGTTTGCAAACTTGGTCAATCTTGAGAAACTATATCTCGGTACTAATGAAGCCATAGGCAGCGGTGAGCCATCTCCATTCCCAGTTTTTCTGACTACGTTGAACAAATTGAAAGAATTAACCCTTGTTGCTCAGTTGGAAGGCGCACTGCCGCCCGAGATTGGTAACCTGTCAAACCTCGAAGTGCTTGAACTTGACCGAAATTTGGCCTTGACCGCCCCATTGCCGGCGGAGATTGGTAACCTGACAAAACTTAGGCGATTAAGTATAACGCAATACGATATTACAGGCCCTATGCTGTTTCCGTTGGAAAATCTCGTAAATCTTGAGGAACTGGAACTAAGGAGTTGCAATTTCACAGGAATACTACCCCCAGCGTTCGGCAATCTGACCAAATTACAAAAGATTGTGATCTCAGGCACCAAACTTGGTGGAGCCATTCCCGCCGGGATCAGCAACTTCGCTAATCTTACCCATCTGAATTTACAGTTTGGTTCCTTTAATGGTCCGATTCCCGACCTTTCCAACGTTCCTGTTTCGGGCTATGTGAATGTGGCGGACAATGCGTTTACGTTTGACGGCATGGAGTCTAATATTGGTCGACTGGATCAGTACACGAGACAGGCACCGATTGACGCCGCTATGGAAGGGCCAATGTGTGTTGGCTGTATTCCTGAAATTATGATACCCTATGCAGGAGGCACCGTTGCTAACAACACTTATGCGCTTTTTAAAAATAATGTGCTGATCAGCACAACAGTCGGTCAGAACTATCTCTACCTTGATGGAGAGGGGATCTATCGTGCCGAAGTAACGAACAGCCTGGTGCCCGGTCTGAAACTGGTTACAAAGAATTATACAGTAATAAAACTCCCAGTCACCCTCGTATCCTTCGAAGGCAAATCCGAAAACAATCAAACGAAACTCGTTTGGAAAACGACCGAAGAAACTAATAACAAAGGCTTCGAAATCGAACGCAGCACCGATGCGCGTACTTTCGAAACAATCGGTTTCGTGGACGGGAACGGCGATACGAAAGAAGTCAAGACTTACCATTATACAGATCCCGATCCGCTTGCAATTACTTATTACCGCTTGAAACAGCTCGACTACGATGGCAAATTTGAATATTCCAAAACGATCGTGGTAAGGGCGGATCGGACGAATGTCAACATTTACCCTAACCCCGCGCAGGAAGAACTAACTGTGGAGGGTGTTGTGACAAATGAGGCGGTTTCAATTTTTACCCAAACCGGGAAAGCGGTGGTCGTCAATGCAAAACTATCTGGCGGGAAGCTCGATGTGAAAGATCTGAAAGAAGGTATTTACACCATCAAAATTGGTGATGTCGCAAAGAAATTACTAATAAAGCGATAA
- a CDS encoding CocE/NonD family hydrolase, whose amino-acid sequence MIKNLLCAALIVLGGHVYGQNASDEQYIRENYSKAEYDIPVRDGVKLHTIVYTPKDASAEKKYPFLMQRTCYSVAPYGADAYPPRLGPSQALMRDKFIFVYQDVRGRYLSEGTWTNMTPHIDQKKDKNDVDEASDTYDTIEWLLKNIPNNNGRVGQWGISYPGFYTTASALAGHPALKASSPQAPIADFFFDDFHHNGVFTQGYYLTFPVFGIKPPKPTTASWFTGEMFTPRPDGYTFNLEMGSLKNFDKYYSQNFYWQETVNHPNKDEFWKKRDILPHLKGVKHAFMTVGGWFDAEDLYGPLNTYKTLEKNNPSIYNTLVVGPFGHGRWSRETGHTLHNDIYFGDSIATFYQNNIEAKFFKHFLKEAGDGKTGLPEAYLFDTGKKEWKTFDKWPTANAEKRKLFFHPKGKLDFEAPKEAKSVSEYVSDPLKPVPYTANYKQMSGFTPFEYMSEDQRFAATRPDVLVFETDILTEDITLGGEINALLKFSTTGTDADFFVKLIDVYPDDEKNHPYMPDPKVVLAGYQQMVRSEVMRARFRNSFEKPEPLVAGKITDLKFRLQDVLHTFKKGHRIMVQVQSTAFPLFDRNPQKYVENIYKAQDSDFTPARHTIYHQADAPSALEVEIIK is encoded by the coding sequence ATGATCAAAAATCTACTCTGCGCTGCACTGATCGTGCTGGGCGGGCATGTTTATGGACAAAATGCTTCCGACGAGCAGTATATCCGTGAAAACTATTCCAAAGCTGAATACGATATTCCCGTGAGGGACGGCGTGAAGCTCCATACGATCGTTTATACGCCCAAAGACGCTTCGGCCGAAAAGAAATACCCGTTCCTCATGCAGCGGACGTGTTACAGTGTGGCCCCCTACGGCGCCGATGCCTATCCGCCCCGGTTAGGCCCTAGTCAGGCGTTAATGCGCGATAAGTTTATATTTGTTTACCAGGACGTGCGCGGACGCTACCTGAGCGAGGGCACCTGGACGAACATGACACCGCATATCGATCAGAAAAAGGATAAGAACGATGTCGATGAAGCTTCGGATACCTACGACACGATCGAATGGCTTCTCAAAAATATCCCGAACAACAACGGCCGCGTGGGGCAATGGGGCATTTCGTATCCGGGCTTTTACACGACGGCCAGTGCATTGGCCGGCCACCCGGCATTGAAAGCCTCGTCGCCACAGGCACCCATCGCCGATTTCTTTTTTGACGATTTTCATCACAACGGCGTATTTACGCAGGGCTATTACCTGACGTTCCCTGTTTTCGGAATTAAACCGCCGAAACCTACTACCGCCTCGTGGTTCACCGGCGAGATGTTTACGCCCAGGCCGGATGGCTACACATTCAACCTTGAAATGGGTTCTTTGAAGAATTTTGATAAATACTATTCACAGAACTTTTACTGGCAGGAAACCGTCAATCACCCCAACAAAGATGAGTTCTGGAAAAAGCGTGATATCCTTCCGCATTTGAAAGGTGTAAAGCATGCTTTCATGACAGTGGGAGGCTGGTTTGACGCTGAGGACTTATATGGGCCTCTTAACACGTATAAAACGCTCGAAAAGAATAACCCTTCCATTTACAATACACTTGTCGTCGGACCGTTCGGGCATGGCCGTTGGAGCCGTGAAACCGGTCATACTTTGCACAATGATATTTACTTTGGCGATAGCATCGCGACTTTTTATCAAAATAATATCGAAGCGAAATTCTTTAAACATTTTTTGAAAGAGGCCGGCGACGGGAAGACCGGCCTGCCGGAAGCCTATTTGTTCGATACGGGTAAAAAAGAATGGAAGACGTTCGATAAATGGCCGACTGCCAACGCCGAAAAGCGCAAGCTGTTTTTTCACCCAAAAGGTAAGCTGGATTTCGAAGCGCCGAAGGAGGCAAAATCGGTGAGCGAATATGTGAGCGACCCGCTGAAACCGGTGCCCTACACGGCCAATTACAAGCAAATGTCGGGCTTTACACCGTTTGAATATATGTCGGAAGACCAGCGTTTTGCCGCAACACGGCCCGATGTGCTGGTTTTTGAAACTGATATCCTGACCGAAGACATCACGCTTGGCGGGGAAATCAATGCATTACTTAAATTCAGTACTACCGGCACTGACGCGGATTTCTTCGTGAAATTGATCGACGTGTATCCCGATGACGAGAAAAATCACCCTTATATGCCTGATCCCAAGGTGGTACTCGCTGGTTACCAGCAAATGGTCAGGAGCGAGGTAATGCGCGCCCGTTTTCGGAACAGCTTCGAAAAGCCGGAGCCCCTTGTGGCAGGTAAGATCACCGATTTGAAATTCCGCTTGCAGGATGTGCTACATACTTTCAAAAAGGGCCATCGCATCATGGTGCAGGTGCAGAGCACGGCATTCCCGCTGTTCGATAGAAACCCGCAAAAGTATGTCGAGAATATCTACAAGGCGCAGGATTCGGATTTTACTCCTGCTAGGCATACTATTTATCACCAGGCCGACGCTCCGAGTGCATTGGAGGTGGAAATTATTAAATAA
- a CDS encoding PE-PGRS family protein, whose translation MKIYGSAGGRAGSILSSLVFCITCSCGDPEPAPGGNGLSDQFETAPEQFPITAGIVDEASGLAASATMPGYLWTVQDSGRPNSLYLISKDGKTIKEYQVPGADNRDWEEVAVGPGPDNGRSYAYIADIGNNNQPATPVNTIYRIPEITGTGGTFDQNALQKISFSYPDGPRDAEALIVDPVTKDVFVLSKEMQSTNVYRLPFPQSTGETIVAEKVGAVPGVALATASSISRDGSEIMVRTYLAVYYWKRSNGETVGQALVKSANKTLTVALEPQGEAICFENEGKGFYTLSEKGNAASVSLNYYKRK comes from the coding sequence ATGAAAATATATGGCAGTGCGGGCGGACGAGCGGGGTCGATTCTTTCTTCACTTGTTTTTTGCATCACTTGTTCCTGTGGCGACCCGGAGCCGGCGCCCGGCGGGAACGGCTTGTCGGACCAGTTTGAAACAGCTCCCGAGCAATTCCCGATAACCGCCGGTATTGTTGACGAGGCATCGGGGCTGGCTGCCAGCGCGACGATGCCCGGTTATCTCTGGACTGTCCAGGATTCGGGCCGGCCCAATTCGCTTTATCTGATCAGTAAGGACGGGAAAACCATTAAGGAATATCAGGTGCCGGGTGCCGACAACCGCGACTGGGAGGAAGTGGCCGTCGGACCGGGGCCGGACAACGGCAGGTCGTATGCCTATATTGCCGACATTGGAAATAACAACCAGCCGGCAACGCCTGTCAATACCATTTACCGGATACCCGAAATCACCGGTACCGGCGGTACTTTCGATCAGAATGCATTGCAAAAGATTAGTTTCAGCTACCCCGACGGCCCTCGCGACGCGGAAGCATTGATCGTGGACCCCGTTACAAAGGATGTTTTCGTTTTGTCAAAGGAAATGCAAAGCACCAATGTTTACAGGTTACCGTTTCCTCAATCGACAGGTGAAACCATTGTTGCCGAAAAAGTAGGTGCCGTGCCCGGGGTAGCGCTTGCTACGGCGAGCAGCATTTCCAGGGACGGAAGTGAAATAATGGTCCGTACTTATCTGGCCGTATATTATTGGAAAAGGAGCAATGGGGAAACCGTCGGGCAGGCGCTTGTTAAATCCGCTAACAAAACTTTGACCGTCGCTCTTGAACCGCAGGGGGAGGCAATCTGTTTTGAAAACGAAGGCAAGGGTTTCTACACGTTGAGCGAAAAGGGAAACGCCGCCAGCGTGTCACTCAATTATTATAAGAGAAAATAA